The Periplaneta americana isolate PAMFEO1 chromosome 2, P.americana_PAMFEO1_priV1, whole genome shotgun sequence genome has a window encoding:
- the LOC138694722 gene encoding uncharacterized protein: MADSNGTNAISRERNRRFRDKVSKQWLAFAGNCEPVKKYLAKRSYNSSWAPLKFLDALFRGYGQVVFANNPFSGFLIFIAITVADPLISASALLTSSVALLTSIIVVPQSPEMISEGLTVFNSLLIGQITASLLPAHYGLDLEGWHWIFMIIASIICVYVTSAFANILGAISQYPLPVLTVPFNIVQPLLFLVILNVNTINSNESALVTPHHVTLQSEPLGLSSIISVDIFNRTSHATTDISLPAALVSDHARKDMEENNFARIVNEDVISSSTAKVLMNANENFGIENSGGIKPNSNMKNNSNTSDKADIVGTEAGVDDALRENTQLNAEDEKEIITDDEKLETIDEKHDPVNTASTSVVSTETSRNLSSDTSNKLTEGNNLLDDDTTEEYDVRAKRSVPVDHNHQNDTQVEEAVVDWGGVFAGVLLSMSQVFALNYAPSAALMYLAVLIYSPIMAAFAVLGALLGTLTGLILTDIDTYDSVGGIYDGTPGFNAVLSTMCLGGLFFIVNWSATLAAAFCSIFSTIIFNVMVPPFARGGLVPLSLPFNLSALLFLCATSSGFLVRPKSISFPEKHRQEYQQCCRSRGTQDNTPPTSDINDKDSEMEKKPSLAEVV, translated from the exons GTATCGAAGCAATGGCTGGCCTTCGCTGGCAACTGTGAGCCTGTGAAGAAATATCTTGCAAAACGATCTTACAATTCCAGCTGGGCTCCACTCAAGTTTCTGGACGCTCTTTTCAGAGGGTATGGTCAG GTTGTGTTCGCCAACAATCCTTTCAGTGGCTTCTTGATCTTCATAGCAATAACAGTGGCAGATCCCTTAATTTCAGCTTCGGCACTTCTTACGTCATCCGTTGCACTACTGACCTCCATTATT GTGGTTCCTCAGTCCCCGGAAATGATTTCGGAAGGTCTGACAGTCTTCAACTCGCTACTCATTGGTCAGATCACGGCTTCACTGCTTCCAGCACATTATGGACTTGATCTGGAGGGTTGGCACTGGATCTTCATGATTATCGCCTCTATCATATG TGTCTATGTGACGTCCGCCTTTGCCAACATTCTTGGAGCCATAAGCCAGTACCCACTGCCAGTGCTCACAGTCCCATTCAACATCGTTCAGCCTTTGTTATTCCTCGTCATCCTTAATGTCAACACGATTAACAGCAATGAAAGCGCTCTGGTTACTCCACACCACGTCACACTTCAGTCAGAACCTCTGGGTCTCTCTTCAATCATCAGCGTTGACATATTTAATCGGACATCACATGCAACGACAGATATATCATTACCAGCAGCTCTGGTCAGCGATCATGCCCGGAAGGATATGGAAGAAAACAACTTTGCTAGAATTGTAAATGAAGACGTCATCAGTTCTTCGACTGCAAAAGTACTGATGAATGCAAATGAAAATTTTGGCATTGAAAACTCTGGAGGTATAAAACCGAATTCCAATATGAAAAACAATTCCAACACTTCAGATAAAGCTGACATAGTTGGAACTGAAGCAGGAGTTGACGACGCACTCAGGGAAAATACTCAACTTAACGCAGAAG ACGAAAAGGAAATAATTACGGACGATGAGAAGCTTGAAACAATAGACGAAAAACATGACCCAGTGAATACAGCCTCAACTTCAGTTGTGTCAACTGAAACTTCAAGGAATCTATCGTCAGACACATCTAACAAATTGACAGAGGGTAACAATTTATTGGATGATGACACAACGGAAGAATATGATGTAAGGGCCAAGAGAAGTGTTCCAGTTGACCACAATCATCAGAATGACACCCAAGTGGAGGAAGCTGTTGTAGATTGGGGTGGG GTCTTCGCAGGTGTCCTGCTGTCCATGTCACAGGTATTTGCTCTCAATTATGCACCGTCCGCCGCCCTAATGTACCTCGCGGTGCTCATTTATTCTCCCATCATGGCAGCGTTTGCTGTTCTTGGAGCTTTGCTAGGAACACTGACAG GATTAATCTTGACGGATATTGACACTTACGACTCGGTCGGTGGAATTTACGACGGAACTCCGGGATTCAACGCAGTCCTTAGCACGATGTGTTTGGGTGGTCTCTTCTTCATTGTGAATTGGTCGGCTACACTTGCTGCTGCCTTCTGCTCTATTTTCTCCACTATTATATTTAATGTGATGGTTCCACCATTTGCAAGG GGTGGTCTCGTTCCCTTGAGCCTGCCGTTCAACCTCAGCGCTCTCTTATTCTTATGCGCGACATCGTCTGGATTCCTTGTACGCCCTAAATCCATCAGCTTTCCTGAGAAACATCGTCAGGAATACCAACAATGTTGCCGCTCTCGAGGCACGCAG